The Ananas comosus cultivar F153 linkage group 7, ASM154086v1, whole genome shotgun sequence genome has a window encoding:
- the LOC109712860 gene encoding probable galacturonosyltransferase 13: MQIRFSPSMRSITISSTNGLLDLMKLKAAARHISYRTLFHTILILAFLLPFVFILTAVVTLEGVNKCSSLDCLGRRLGPRFLGRGGDYSMRLVRDLYKILDQVNSEEVPVGFKVPESFNELLSDIRNNQYDVKTFALKLKAMMENMDREVKRSRLAEQLHKHFAATAIPKGIYCLSLRLTDEYSSNAHARKQLPPPEMLPLLSDNSYHHFILATDNILAASVVVTSAVRSALKPEKIIFHVITDKKTYPGMHSWFALNPISPAIIEVKGVHQFDWLTRENVPVLEAMENHHGVRIHYHGNHLTGTNDGDNPRVFASKLQARSPKYISLLNHLRIYLPELFPNLNKVVFLDDDIVIQRDLSPLWDIDLHGKVNGAVETCKGEDGWVMSKRFRTYFNFSHPLIANNLDPNECAWAYGMNIFDLSAWRKTSIRETYHFWVKENLKSNLTLWKLGTLPPALIAFKGHVHPINPSWHMLGLGYQEKTNVNSVQKAAVIHYNGQCKPWLEIGYKHLQPFWTKYVNYSNDFIKNCHIIEPR, from the exons ATGCAGATCCGGTTCTCGCCGAGCATGAGAAGCATCACGATATCGAGTACCAATGGGCTTCTCGACTTGATGAAGCTTAAGGCCGCGGCTCGCCACATCTCCTACCGAACCCTCTTCCACACCATCCTCATCCTCGCCTTCCTCCTCCCCTTCGTCTTCATCCTCACCGCCGTCGTCACCCTCGAGGGCGTCAACAAGTGCTCCTCCCTCG ATTGTTTAGGAAGGCGGCTTGGTCCAAGATTTCTTGGCAGGGGTGGTGACTATTCAATG AGGCTTGTGAGAGATTTATACAAGATACTTGACCAAGTAAACTCTGAGGAAGTTCCAGTTGGTTTTAAGGTGCCAGAATCTTTCAATGAATTACTCTCTGATATAAGGAATAACCAGTATGATGTGAAGACATTTGCTTTGAAGTTGAAGGCAATG ATGGAAAATATGGATAGGGAGGTAAAAAGATCAAGACTAGCAGAACAGTTGCACAAGCACTTTGCAGCGACAGCAATTCCTAAAGGCATTTACTGCCTCTCTTTGCGATTGACCGATGAATATTCATCCAATGCTCATGCAAGGAAACAACTACCACCTCCGGAAATGTTACCTCTCCTTTCAGATAACTCCTACCACCATTTTATTCTAGCCACTGATAACATTCTTGCTGCCTCAGTTGTGGTCACATCGGCTGTCCGATCTGCTTTAAAGCCtgagaaaataattttccatGTGATCACCGATAAGAAGACTTATCCGGGTATGCATTCATGGTTCGCTTTGAACCCTATTTCACCTGCGATTATTGAGGTGAAAGGTGTTCACCAATTTGACTGGTTAACAAGAGAGAATGTACCAGTTCTTGAAGCTATGGAAAATCATCACGGTGTTAGAATACATTATCATGGAAATCACCTCACAGGGACCAATGATGGAGATAACCCTAGGGTTTTCGCTTCGAAACTGCAAGCCAGGAGCCCAAAATACATTTCTCTgctcaatcatctgcggatatACCTGCCTGAG CTCTTTCCAAACCTCAACAAGGTGGTATTTCTTGACGATGATATTGTTATCCAGCGGGACTTGTCTCCGCTGTGGGATATAGATCTTCATGGGAAGGTAAATGGAGCTGTTGAGACTTGCAAAGGTGAAGATGGATGGGTGATGTCTAAGCGCTTCAGGACATACTTTAACTTTTCTCACCCCCTCATAGCAAATAATTTGGACCCTAATGAGTGTGCATGGGCATATGGGATGAACATCTTTGACTTGAGTGCATGGAGGAAGACAAGTATTAGAGAAACATATCATTTCTGGGTGAAGGAG AATCTGAAGTCGAACCTCACACTATGGAAGCTTGGAACATTACCACCAGCTCTTATAGCCTTCAAAGGCCATGTTCATCCTATAAATCCATCTTGGCACATGTTAGGCTTGGGCTATCAGGAAAAAACCAATGTCAACAGTGTACAAAAAGCCGCCGTGATACACTACAATGGACAATGCAAACCTTGGTTGGAAATTGGGTATAAGCATCTCCAGCCATTTTGGACGAAGTATGTGAACTACTCGAATGACTTCATAAAGAATTGTCATATTATAGAACCTCGATAA